A part of Aegilops tauschii subsp. strangulata cultivar AL8/78 chromosome 2, Aet v6.0, whole genome shotgun sequence genomic DNA contains:
- the LOC141041432 gene encoding uncharacterized protein — MNMQEEMDRQVEHILNFKGSIKGRSVINQDRMSGAKLLHKDNGVEAHDDYVKLTRDSCGQLSFSAKRKCTTTLRMLAHGTAADAVGGMVRMGKSTCLKTTVKFACAMVEVFGPEYLIEPNVQDTKKLLAIEEARGSLGMLGSIDCMHWQWKNCPKGLRGMYHGHTREATIISGGFT, encoded by the exons ATGAACATGCAAGAGGAAATGGACCGGCAAGTGGAGCATATTCTCAACTTCAAGGGCTCAATCAAAGGGAGAAGCGTGATCAACCAAGACAGGATGTCTGGAGCAAAGCTACTGCACAAGGACAAT GGAGTGGAGGCACACGATGACTACGTCAAGCTCACAAGGGATAGCTGCGGCCAACTCTCTTTCTCGGCCAAGCGGAAGTGCACGACTACTCTAAGGATGCTTGCACATGGTACTGCTGCAGATGCCGTTGGTGGGATGGTCAGGATGGGGAAGAGCACGTGCCTGAAGACTACTGTCAAGTTTGCCTGCGCCATGGTAGAGGTGTTTGGACCTGAGTATCTCATAGAACCAAATGTGCAGGACACGAAAAAGTTGTTGGCTATTGAAGAGGCAAGGGGGTCTCTAGGAATGCTCGGATcaattgattgcatgcattggcaATGGAAGAATTGCCCTAAAGGTCTGCGGGGAATGTATCATGGTCACACCAGAGAGGCCACCATCATAAGTGGTGGCTTCACATGA